One Melanotaenia boesemani isolate fMelBoe1 chromosome 8, fMelBoe1.pri, whole genome shotgun sequence DNA segment encodes these proteins:
- the LOC121643890 gene encoding growth/differentiation factor 8 isoform X2 — protein MLRPHTPLRLISCTLLLLVSTSGERQTRVADKGSSVVDRKDSPKVLLLDAVKKGILGSLEKPLKVLQRGGCQKSGKGVRWYRAVFQKNPSTLTKLTLIQAELKISGHILYSFKSKVRRDVKVKVNCLKPVNSAAWTDSETQTNISSSLDVTLDISPEVKGWMRTAGESLVVDVGVVVANRDTVKLHPTITLELGLMQPYPAERMRPRRSDKEDNCDERGWCCRRSVTVSFKDIGWTDWVVAPAEYTMHFCDGSCPHNYKPASMHTQVKSWMNQITKGGMPHPCCVPAAYEPMVLMHYDSRGRLKLTPFSDLIVSKCHCA, from the exons ATGCTCAGACCACACACACCCCTTCGACTCATCTCCTGCACTCTGCTGCTCCTTGTCTCCACCTCAGGGGAAAGGCAGACTCGTGTGGCTGACAAAGGCTCATCTGTCGTGGACAGGAAGGACAGCCCGAAGGTCCTGCTTCTGGATGCGGTTAAGAAGGGGATCCTTGGCTCTCTAG aGAAGCCACTGAAAGTTCTTCAAAGGGGCGGCTGCCAGAAGTCGGGGAAAGGCGTACGGTGGTACAGAGCTGTTTTCCAGAAGAACCCAAGCACCCTGACTAAACTGACTCTAATCCAAGCAGAACTGAAGATCTCTggacatattttatattcatttaaaagtaaagtgAGACGAGATGTTAAAGTAAAAGTCAACTGCTTGAAACCAGTAAATTCTGCTGCATGGACAGACTCAGAAACCCAAACCAACATCTCAAGCAGTCTGGATGTAACACTGGACATTAGTCCAGAGGTGAAGGGCTGGATGAGGACAGCTGGTGAGTCGTTGGTTGTGGATGTAGGAGTAGTTGTAGCTAACAGAGACACTGTGAAGCTACATCCCACTATTACTCTTGAGTTGGGCCTCATGCAGCCTTATCCTGCAGAGAGGATGAGGCCTCGGCGTTCCGACAAGGAGGACAACTGTGACGAGCGAGGATGGTGCTGCCGGAGGTCAGTCACTGTGTCCTTTAAAGACATTGGCTGGACTGACTGGGTGGTGGCGCCAGCCGAATACACCATGCATTTCTGTGATGGCTCCTGCCCTCACAATTACAAACCAGCAAGCATGCACACGCAGGTCAAATCCTGGATGAACCAGATCACCAAAGGGGGGATGCCTCACCCCTGCTGCGTGCCGGCAGCCTATGAGCCCATGGTGCTGATGCACTACGACAGCAGGGGGAGGTTGAAACTGACCCCTTTCAGTGACCTCATCGTCAGTAAATGTCACTGCGCCTGA
- the LOC121643890 gene encoding inhibin beta C chain isoform X1: MLRPHTPLRLISCTLLLLVSTSGERQTRVADKGSSVVDRKDSPKVLLLDAVKKGILGSLGMDREPRPAQGASQQELRKIYQLYEETMSKMRRNSSQAVREPWQSLKSTVLFPEKPLKVLQRGGCQKSGKGVRWYRAVFQKNPSTLTKLTLIQAELKISGHILYSFKSKVRRDVKVKVNCLKPVNSAAWTDSETQTNISSSLDVTLDISPEVKGWMRTAGESLVVDVGVVVANRDTVKLHPTITLELGLMQPYPAERMRPRRSDKEDNCDERGWCCRRSVTVSFKDIGWTDWVVAPAEYTMHFCDGSCPHNYKPASMHTQVKSWMNQITKGGMPHPCCVPAAYEPMVLMHYDSRGRLKLTPFSDLIVSKCHCA, encoded by the exons ATGCTCAGACCACACACACCCCTTCGACTCATCTCCTGCACTCTGCTGCTCCTTGTCTCCACCTCAGGGGAAAGGCAGACTCGTGTGGCTGACAAAGGCTCATCTGTCGTGGACAGGAAGGACAGCCCGAAGGTCCTGCTTCTGGATGCGGTTAAGAAGGGGATCCTTGGCTCTCTAGGTATGGACAGAGAACCCAGGCCAGCCCAAGGGGCCTCACAGCAGGAGCTAAGGAAGATTTATCAGCTGTACGAGGAAACAATGAGTAAGATGAGAAGAAATTCCAGCCAGGCAGTGAGGGAACCCTGGCAGTCCTTGAAGTCCACTGTACTCTTTCCAG aGAAGCCACTGAAAGTTCTTCAAAGGGGCGGCTGCCAGAAGTCGGGGAAAGGCGTACGGTGGTACAGAGCTGTTTTCCAGAAGAACCCAAGCACCCTGACTAAACTGACTCTAATCCAAGCAGAACTGAAGATCTCTggacatattttatattcatttaaaagtaaagtgAGACGAGATGTTAAAGTAAAAGTCAACTGCTTGAAACCAGTAAATTCTGCTGCATGGACAGACTCAGAAACCCAAACCAACATCTCAAGCAGTCTGGATGTAACACTGGACATTAGTCCAGAGGTGAAGGGCTGGATGAGGACAGCTGGTGAGTCGTTGGTTGTGGATGTAGGAGTAGTTGTAGCTAACAGAGACACTGTGAAGCTACATCCCACTATTACTCTTGAGTTGGGCCTCATGCAGCCTTATCCTGCAGAGAGGATGAGGCCTCGGCGTTCCGACAAGGAGGACAACTGTGACGAGCGAGGATGGTGCTGCCGGAGGTCAGTCACTGTGTCCTTTAAAGACATTGGCTGGACTGACTGGGTGGTGGCGCCAGCCGAATACACCATGCATTTCTGTGATGGCTCCTGCCCTCACAATTACAAACCAGCAAGCATGCACACGCAGGTCAAATCCTGGATGAACCAGATCACCAAAGGGGGGATGCCTCACCCCTGCTGCGTGCCGGCAGCCTATGAGCCCATGGTGCTGATGCACTACGACAGCAGGGGGAGGTTGAAACTGACCCCTTTCAGTGACCTCATCGTCAGTAAATGTCACTGCGCCTGA